One region of Drosophila subobscura isolate 14011-0131.10 chromosome J, UCBerk_Dsub_1.0, whole genome shotgun sequence genomic DNA includes:
- the LOC117893794 gene encoding uncharacterized protein LOC117893794, giving the protein MCFFVTLLCTVLVASVSGQVSVRGRRAHSAQIKLAVEPLELEPQLTVDQLGVEPTLFIKNSRVVPAVLPVTDTKDFLPKPTAGKRRFMPFAGYPRYWPDYGTPSDNWYGWNSGPRYWNAPRTWMGYPGSASYWPRRRLVKPLANSTPELEANAAADLDDTIVSDVVPDPIPEIAVIPEEPVIPEVAVLPEELADPIVTAQVIS; this is encoded by the coding sequence atgtgttttttcgTCACCCTGCTGTGTACCGTTTTGGTGGCATCGGTTTCTGGCCAGGTCTCTGTAAGGGGAAGACGAGCACATTCCGCTCAAATCAAATTGGCGGTGGAGCCGCTGGAGTTAGAGCCACAGTTGACGGTGGACCAGTTGGGAGTTGAGCCCACTCTGTTTATAAAAAATTCCCGTGTTGTTCCTGCAGTTCTGCCTGTAACGGACACCAAAGACTTCCTTCCCAAGCCAACTGCGGGAAAGCGTCGCTTCATGCCCTTTGCTGGCTACCCCCGCTATTGGCCTGACTACGGTACACCTTCTGATAACTGGTACGGCTGGAATTCGGGTCCTCGTTACTGGAATGCCCCTCGCACCTGGATGGGCTACCCTGGCTCGGCCTCATATTGGCCCAGGCGCAGACTGGTGAAGCCCCTGGCTAACAGCACTCCTGAATTGGAGGCCAACGCCGCTGCGGACCTCGATGACACAATCGTTTCTGATGTAGTTCCCGATCCCATTCCCGAAATTGCTGTTATTCCTGAGGAGCCCGTAATTCCTGAGGTCGCGGTTCTTCCTGAGGAGCTGGCTGATCCAATAGTGACTGCCCAGGTTATCAGctaa
- the LOC117894017 gene encoding uncharacterized protein LOC117894017, with protein sequence MRSIAFAVVIFVGILAYSNAAPQINLGNLAWLENILRGLGSQNSTIRFGNNTLIVSGVSTASANVNPSQVEPHRHNHHTHPWSNYPGYGYGYGGYWRMVPSVDGEIIEEPENSQSYDSNDFAFDLSEDETVEGIIEEDQSDEDHSFSDASSEAEDELGAEADEDQLDQEDVNESMDEEVDPEEEAADKELDDAESELPAEKTN encoded by the coding sequence ATGCGCTCCATAGCATTCGCAGTTGTAATATTTGTCGGCATCCTGGCCTACAGCAATGCAGCTCCTCAGATTAACCTCGGCAATCTTGCCTGGCTGGAGAACATTCTCAGAGGCTTAGGATCCCAGAACTCCACCATTCGATTCGGCAACAATACTCTGATCGTATCGGGAGTGTCCACAGCAAGTGCCAACGTCAACCCGTCTCAAGTAGAGCCCCATCGTCACAATCATCATACTCATCCATGGAGTAACTATCctggctacggctacggctacggtgGTTACTGGCGTATGGTTCCATCTGTGGATGGCGAAATCATTGAAGAACCAGAGAACAGCCAATCTTATGATTCAAATGATTTTGCCTTTGATCTCTCTGAAGATGAAACTGTTGAGGGCATCATCGAAGAAGATCAATCTGACGAGGATCATTCATTTAGCGATGCTAGCTCAGAGGCTGAGGATGAGCTCGGTGCAGAAGCCGATGAAGATCAGCTTGACCAGGAGGATGTAAATGAATCCATGGATGAAGAGGTCGATCCCGAAGAAGAAGCCGCGGACAAGGAATTAGATGATGCCGAAAGCGAATTGCCCGCCGAGAAAACCAACTAA